Genomic segment of Drosophila ananassae strain 14024-0371.13 chromosome 2L, ASM1763931v2, whole genome shotgun sequence:
TCGGGGATTGGAGCCCCGCCTTTGTTAAATTGAATTTCTCTTGAGCTTCCGGAGGCATGATAAACAAGGCAGTATGACGGAGAAGATAACGTTAGCCGATGCGCTGTCCAATGTGGAGGTGCTGGACGAGCTTTCCCTGCCCGACGAGCAGCCCTGCATCGAGGCCCAGCCCTGTTCCATTATCTACAAGGCGAACTTCGACACAAATTTCGAGGATCGAAATGGATTCGTTACTGGAATTGCCAAGTACATCGAAGAGGCGACAACGCACGCAAACTTGGTAAGATAAACAAGCTAGAAACGCACGGACCTAATCAATTACTAACACTTCCTCCCCGGTCCCTCTCCCCCTTGCAGAATGTTTTGCTGGAAGAGGGGCAGAAACATGCCGTCATGTTGTATACCTGGCGCTGCTGCTCTCGCGCCATTCCCCAGCCGAAGTCCAACGAGCAGCCGAACCGGGTGGAGATTTACGAGAAGACTGTTGAGGTTCTGGCTCCGGAGGTGAACAAGCTCCTCAACTTCATGTACTTTCAACGCAAGGCGATTGAGGCCTTTTCGGGCGAGGTAAAGCGCCTGTGCCACGCAGAGAAGCGAAAGGATTTTGTCTCGGAGGCATATTTGCTAACACTGGGCAAGTTCATCAACATGTTCGCCGTTCTAGACGAGCTGAAGAACATGAAGTCAAGCGTGAAGAACGACTACTCGACGTACCGGCGGGCAGCTCAGTTTCTGAAGGTGATGTCCGACTCTCACACCCTGCAGGAGTCACAGAACCTTTCCATGTTTCTGGCTACTCAAAACAAGATTCGCGACACGGTTAAGGACACTCTGGAGAAGATTGTGGGCTACGAGGATCTGTTGTCCGACGTCGTCAACATCTGCGTGCATATGTTTGAGACGAAAATGTACTTGACCCCGGAGGAGAAGCACATGCTGGTAAAGGTCATGGGCTTTGGTCTGTTTCTCATGGACAGCGATGCCTGCAACATCAACAAATTGGATCAAAAGAAGAAGATTCGCCTGGAGCGCATTGATCGTATTTTTAAGCACCTCGAGGTGGTGCCGCTGTTCGGCGACATGCAGATCGCTCCTTTCAACTACATCAAACGCAGCAAGCACTTCGACTCCAGCAAGTGGCCGTTGTCCAGCTCCACCGCCATCAGCCCACAGGCTGATTTGATGGTTCACTTACCGAAGATCCGCGAAGATCATGTGATGTACATATCAGAGCTGGCTCGCTACACCAATGAGGTGACCACGACGGTCAAAGAGAACCCTTCAGATAAGGAGAACCGGAACACATCCGACTTAGCACTGCGAGGTCTGCAATTGTTGTCGGAATGGACCAGCGTGGTGACTGAACTGTACTCTTGGAAGCTGCTGCACCCCACAGACCACCACCAGAACAAGGAGTGCCCGGTAGAAGCTGAGGAGTACGAGCGGGCAACGCGGTATAACTACAGTTCGGAGGAAAAGTTCGCTCTTATTGAAGTCATTGCTATGATAAAGGGCCTGCAAGTGCTGATGGCTCGCATCGAAACCGTATTGTGCGAAGCCATTCGAAGGAACATTTACTCCGAGCTCCAGGACTTTGTGCAACTGACGCTACGCGAACCTCTTCGCAAGGCGGTGAAGAACAAGAAGGACTTGATTCGGAGTATCATAATGTCAGTGCGGGAGACGTCGGCGGATTGGCAAAAGGGATACGAGCCCACGGATGACCCAGTGTCTAAGGGCAAAAAGGATCCCGACGGGGGCTTTCGTATTATGGTGCCGCGCCTAAACGTGGGACCCTCCTCCACGCAACTGTACATGGTGCGCACAATGTTGGAGTCCCTTACGGCGGATAAGAGCGGCGGAAAGCGAACCTTGCGGAAGGATATTGATGGAAACTGCCTCGGGCAAATAGACACGTTCCACAAGAACTCGTTCTACTGGAGTTACTTACTCAACTTCAGTGACACTTTGCAGAAGTGCTGCGACCTCTCGCAGCTGTGGTACCGAGAGTTCTATTTGGAGATGACAATGGGCCGCAAGGTCAACAAGTGCATGGTACGTCATCAGCATAATGAGGAGTGCAAGGATCTGATCACCATGGAGAAGCGCATTCAGTTCCCCATTGAAATGTCCATGCCCTGGATCCTCACCGATCACATTTTGCAAACGAAGGAACCTTCTATGATGGAGTAAGCAGTGCAATACATTTTATGGTTTtaagatttatatttatatgtcTGTTTCTCAGGTTTGTTTTATACCCGTTGGATCTGTACAACGACTCGGCTCACTATGCTCTCACCGTCTTCCGCAAGCAGTTCCTCTACGACGAGGTGGAGGCCGAGGTGAACCTGTGCTTCGATCAGTTTGTCTACAAGCTGAGCGAGCAGATCTTCGCCCACTACAAGCAGTTGGCGGGAAGCATTTTCCTGGACAAGCGATTCCGACTAGAGTGTGAAGTGCTCGGCTTTAACTTCCAGTCGTACCCGCGCAACAATCGCTATGAAACCCTGTTAAAACAACGACATGTCCAGTTGTTGGGTAAGACCACACCGAATGATTGTTGTTTCACCTTTCTCAACCAGCCTTCTGTACTTTGTAGGCCGTTCCATTGACCTGAACAAGCTGATCACTCAAAGGATAAACGCCAATATGCACAAAAGCATTGAGCTGGCCATCAGCCGATTCGAAGGCAATGACATAACTGGCATTGTGGTAAGTAAataaatatctaaaaataaacaactttTTTAACTTTTGCTTGTAGGAGCTTGAAGGCCTTTTGGAGGCAAATCGCATTTGTCACAAGCTGCTTAGCAAATATCTAGCGCTCGACAACTTTGACGGGATGGTTAAGGAGGCCAATCACAATGTTCTGGCTCCTTATGGAAGGATTACCCTGCATGTCTTTGTGGAATTAAATTATGATTTCCTGGTCAATTATTGCTACAACGCAGCCACAAATCGGTGAGCTTCTTTCATCCTTTCAAATGAGTTTTTTTCGCTGACAGCTGTCTTAATTTTAGGTTCATTCGCACCAAGGTCAACCTCTCCTCCTCGCAGGCCATTCAACGGGAGAAACCCCCACAAATGTCACATTATTATCTTTGGGGCTCTAAACAGTTGAACGCCGCCTACTCCACCCAGTATGGCCAATACACTGGTTTCGTGGGAGCGCCGCACTTCCATGCCATGTGCCGCCTGCTCGGCTATCAGGGCATTGCCGTTGTCATGGACATTATATTAAAGGACATTGTTAAGCCGTTGATCCAGGGCTCGTTGCTGCAATTCACCAAGACCCTGATGATCGCTATGCCAAAATCTTGCAAGCTTCCCCGTTGCGAATACGGCTCGCCAGGTGTACTTAGCTACTACCAGGCCCATTTAACGGACATAGTGCAATACCCAGACGCCAAGACAGAGCTGTTTCAATCGTTTAGGGAGTTCGGCAACAGCATCATTTTCTGTCTGCTGATTGAGCAAGCCTTATCCCAAGAGGAAGTCTGCGATCTTTTACACGCGGCCCTCTTCCAGAACATCTTCCCCAGACCGTTTTGCAAAGGTAGGCgtagattttaaatacataacgactttaataaattttattttgaattctTTAGAAAACGAGAAGCCCGAAGCCAAGCAAAAGCGACTGGAAGCTCAATTTGCTAATCTACAGATCGTCTCGAATGTAGAAAAGATCGGCACAGCCAAGGTAATATTCCAAATAAGACTACCATGAtagttattaataaaaattccaTTACAGCAAGCTATGATCGCACGTGAAGGTGATTTGCTGACACGTGAACGACTCTGCTGTGGCCTGAGCATCTTCGAGGTGATCCTTAACCGGGTGAAGAGCTACCTAGACGACCCAGTCTGGAGCGGACCTCCACCAGCAAATGGGATAATCCATGTGGATGAGTGCTCCGAGTTTCACCGGCTCTGGTCCGCATTGCAGTTTGTCTATTGCATTCCTGTACGTGGGACGGAATATACCATAGAGGAGCTGTTCGGCGAAGGACTCAACTGGGCCGGATGCGTTATGATCGTGTTGTTGGGTCAACAGCGACGTTTTGAGGCTCTTGATTTTTGCTACCACATTCTGAGAGTGCAACGCGTCGATGGAAAAGATGAGGATGTCAAGGGAATCGTAAGTTATCCATGTAGGAACAACTTTCATGACATTTTTCCAATTATTTCCGTTTACATTATAGCAACTGAAGCGCATGGTGGATCGAATTCGGCGATTCCAAGTATTAAACTCACAAATCTTTTCCATTCTGAATAAGTATCTTAAGGGAGGGGATGGCGAGGGCTCAAACGTGGAGCACGTGCGGTGTTTCCCTCCACCGCAGCATCCCTCGGTCATATCGTCGTCGTCGCACTACCAGGATCCCCAGAAGTTGCGCCAGAGCATGAACAATTGAATGCCGGGAAACGCATTTAAGCCAATCGCATATAACTAGGTTATACTTAATCGCAGTTACAATTAAGTCCCCGGGCGAGAAGAGGGCGCGAAGCAGATAAAAGCCACAGCATCGGCTATGTCCTGCCCACTTCAGACGAGTTCTTCGGGAATGAGGGGtaaaattggtttttattgaattcgaTTTTATTGCAAACCTTTTTTGGCAATTAACATTCATTCGAACAGAACGTAAAATGTATTATCCAAGCaattatatatagatatattgaTTTCCCAAGCTATGGAATTCGATTAAGCTACTCTTATAAATCCCAAATACTCTACTGTAAGCTCCCTAAGATATTAGGTTCGGCCGCCTGTACCCCTCACTacaatttttagaaaatattcttgttttGCTCCCCGATTTGAGAATCAAATTAGCCAAAGAATTGATCGACAGCACGGCAAAATAAAACGAATTGGCTTTAAATACAAtcaaagtattaaaaaaatatatgaagaaCAATGTATGCTTACGTATATGGAGCTACGATGGAAGACAGCAGACAGCCAGCATTGAGACACATACACTTAATACAATGAACATTATCGAATAAAATTTTCATACGTATTTCTAACAAACCCAATGGACTGTCTTTTACGCTTTCTAAACAAATGGGTTAATCCGGTTTCGGGTTCTTTTGGCAATTATGATGTGTATTTGGAAatgattttataataaaattacttATTACATTTACAGCATCCCAGCGGTTGCACTCCATTGGTCGCTTTCGTCGCCTTTTCAGGACCTGTGTAGGTATGCAGGACTGTGATGTTATCCGCATAGTTTCGGGGCAAGTCGAATTTAGCACTATCAGCTCCCAAGTAACATGCTCCGTAGGCGCTGCTCTTGGTGATGCGAACCAATTTGAGATTGTACTTTATATGCGTCTTGGCCAGCTCGGCGGTAAAGGCATCTTGCAACAGGTTCCAGCTGGACCAGACAGACCCCACGCACACCACACTCAGACTGCCAGACTTCACCAGCTCCTTGGATACTTGCGGCAACAAAGCCACGATCATACGGGCCAAGTGCACTCCAGCCTCCCGGAAGAGTCCGCGGGCCAGCTCATCACCGCTGTCAGCATTCTGGGCGAGCTTCTTGCATAGATTGGCGAAGAAGGGCTTGTCGAACTTGGCGTAGCAGTGGGGCAACATGTCGTAGCGCGTTTCGATGTTGAAATGGTCCTTGATCAGGGCCCAGGTTTTGTCCACGGGAGCCGGCGACTTCTCAAAGTTGTCCATGTCGTCAAACACCACCTTTACGGCCCGATACGAAATAAACCAGGCTGCGGAGAAAGGACGGAGTTTGCattcataaattataaaatgaaCAACAATGGTGGCAATGAGTCAGTGGCAATCAACGCTATCGGAAAATCCTAATCGCCACTGCTGTTAATCTCGGCATTGGCCTGGCATTAACATATAGTTAGCTGATAATGATTAGTTGGCGTACTCACCGCTGCCCTCGTCCCCTAGAAAGTTTCCCCAACCACCACAATTGGCTGTGGTGCCGTCGGGATTACGCAGCAGGCAATTGGACCCGGTGCCCGAGATGAGGACCATTCCGCCAATGGCAGACGCGGTGAACATGCTGCCCATAGTGTCGCTGGAAACAGCATAGCTCAGAGCCAGCTCAGGGAATGTGGTGCGAAGTTCTTGTTCCAGCTCGAGATTGGTGGCCTCCTGTGGGTTCAAGTTAAGTAAAAGGATATTTTTATGGATCATTGTTGACATACCTGCTCGCAACCACTCAGGCTGAGGCCCAAGCTGGTCAGTGGTGTTGTCTTTGAAATACCCGCCTCCTCCTTGGCGCGCTCCACCATGTCGGCGATGCGTCGGGCGCACTCTGGTATACCGATTCCCCAATGGTTGGTTCCCAAGCCGCTGGTGGAACCCACAGACTGGCCGCTCTCATCGCAGATTACCAGCCGGGAGTGCGTGGCACCGCTGCGGAATAAGAGGGTATTCTTATATAGTTTCAAAGATCGTAAAATAGAATAGGTAGAAATagatttgcatattttttatcTGACAAAGAAGTTTCTTGAGAAGCGGGAACCATTTCTTCGCATCGGTTTCCGGATTCTCATAATTGTTACACAATAGGTGCTGTGTTGTGACTCGGGGCCGTGACCGCAAACAATTACGCAATTgaatcaaattaaattaaccGATCTGGCGTCTGCAAATTGAGAAATTGAAGAGGACCGAACCACCGGACCAATTGTCAGTCACTTAAAGAAAACGTGTCACACGCACAAATTGGATTCGACAAGGCATGGCAGCCCGCGGATTCCCATAGAAGATACATATTCCATGCGGGCGTATGGTAAAAGATACAATATCTTCAAATTTTGGTTTCTATACCGATTCCTAGAAAACTGATACCAGGCCATAGGGGCACGAAATTAAAGTCTTTTGAATCCAAAGAATATTTTCGAAAGAAATAATAGTTCctgaaaaaatgtttaaaactcAAATAACGTAATATGTCCTGATTCTTATCACTGTTAACAGCCGTCCTGTAGGTGACGAACCTTACGACCTAGTGGGCGCCTGTAGGCTACTACTATCCGTCGAATTAAAACTTAGCTGCTTTTGATTTTATAAACGTTAGGTTAAATGTGTAGGTTAAATAACTTTCAAATAGGGTGGAatagaataataaaaatgaaattgtaaattttgtttactatttctttttttaattcctattgcaatacaaaaataaatacaaaactcAATAAAAGCTCAACCCAAAACTATCCAATTAAATCTAAATGTTAATTTTTGTATCTATTTTGATAGGTAATCGAACGTGCCATGCATAAACCTTacaattgaaaaataaattaaattttagaggaaatgcaataaaatttaacaacatatttggttatttttaatcatgaaaattatattaaaatgtataattGAGATTTTCCAGCAGGTCCGTTACATTGCACAAGGCACTTAACGAAAGAAAAGCTGTGTCGGAAAATTCACTCGCTTATTACGCTCAATTGTGGCAATCACTTGCCGGACTACGCAGGCACAGGAAAAGCGCTAGCTAATGGCACACAACTTAAACTATTTTAAACTACCGTCCAATTTATTCAAGTcgtaaaaagtttaaatttgaTTGGCGCTCTAGTTATGACGTAAAAACATGAAGCGAGTTGGCAGCTTTCTCCCCCCAGATAAGGGGAGCTGCCAACTTGTGGCAGTGGGTTACCAAACAGCCGGCAGAATTATTAACAAACTACGAAAACATTGAATGTTTTTGCTCCGAAGTGACCTAAGACCAAAGCACGCGACGCGTtaattgaaatgaaattgCTGACAAACGCTGTGCGGCTGCggccactgctgctgctgcgccgCCAAAGGTCGCATGACACAAAAACCGCCCGGGCGTTGGATCCGCCAAGGCAACCGGTTCCAACTAGTGCCCAGCTGGATGAGCTGGAGCGGAATGTGAAGCTGCGCCACCACAAAAACAACATACCCCTCATACGTTCCCTCGCCAACGAAGCTGCCAATGGGAGTCCGGACATTCTGAAAAGATTACAACTGGAGTTGGAACAGTTGCCCAATGAAACACATCCCCGGGTTCTGGATTATGGCGAGGAGCCTCGGGAACTGGCGCAGTATAAGCATCGGGAACTTCCTGCCGACACCACCATCAAGGAGTTCTCTGAAATAGCCCGCGCCCTGAACCTTTACAGGATGGACCACCTCGGCAACTACACCGGGCACAAGAGCTATTACCTAATGGGGCAACTGGCCACCCTGGAACAGGCCATTATTCAGTATGCGCTGCAAGCCGTCACTTCGCATGGCTTCAAGCTGATCTCCGTGCCGGACATTCTGCCGCGGGAAGTAATCGAGTCGTGTGGCATGCGCACCGAAGGGGAACGAACTCAAGTGTACAAGCTGGACACCGGAGAATGCTTATCGGGCACCTCCGAAATGGCCTTGGCCGGGTTTTTCGCGAATAAACTATTGACGGAAGAGCAACTGCCGCTCAAAGTAACGGCCGTGAGTCGGTGCTATCGGGCCGAGACATCGGGACTGCAAGAGGAGAAGGGCATATACCGTGTACACCAGTTTAACAAGGTGGAAATGTTTGCCATCTGCACGGCGGAGCAGTCGGAGGCCGAACTGGAGGAGTTTAAGGACACCGAGGTGGACCTCTTCCGGCGGCTGGGTCTTAACTTCCGGCTGCTGGACATGCCGCCCTGCGAGTTAGGGGCACCGGCGTACCAAAAGTACGACATCGAAGCCTGGATGCCGGGCCGGAAAATGTGGGGCGAGATATCCAGCTGTAGCAACTGCACGGACTACCAGGCCAAGCGGTTGGGGATCCGATATCGTCGATCCAGCGACGGACAGGTCGTCGACGCGCACACTATCAACGGAACGGCGACGGCCATCCCCCGCCTGCTGATCGCCCTGCTGGAATCATATCAGCGGGGAGATGCCGTCGAGATACCCACCGTACTCAGGCCCTTCATGGATGGCCAGGAGCTGATCACACGAAACAAGCGGATACCGGAGACCAAGCTGGTCAAGTTCATCAAGGCCTAGCCCAACACATTCAGCTCCACTCTGTTATCATTGCTAAAGCTCTGAGCTTATCACCGAGCATGGGAATCTTTTGAAGCACTCCCTGTCTGGCAGATGTTGTGGATAACGGGCGCCCGTTTGAATCACACTCATTAATCACCGCCGGGCTGAAGATATTGAATTACAAAATTAGATTAGTACGTACCCCTCGACTCCGCCGAAATATTTCATTCTGGTTTGTTTAGTGCACTGTTTGAGCTGCTCCGACTGGAATGTGGCTGCTGGTTGCTGGTGAATGCGATTAAAATCCTGCAATAAAACAAGCGCAATTAAACAATATAAAACAATGCACGATTAATTGTTCGTAGTACCTCCCCAACAGGTTGTTAGTCCAACAATCTTATCGGGTTTCGTAAGCCCACAAATAACATTTGGCAAAGGGGTGAAACCAAATCAAGTTGTTAAAAAATCATTGTACATTATGGTAGAAGTAAAAGTAATATTCCAAAGAATAATCTTTTAAGATTAAAGCCAAATCtataaaaagtataaaaaaaaattttgaatttctaCTGCcaaatttttgaataaaaacgGGCAGGTAACTGCTGACCTAAGGGGAAAAATACTATGAAATGGAAGCCCAAAATAGGCAACACAGCAAGAGGTGCATGCGCGCGAAGAGTGCAATTCTGACCCTTGGGGGGTCTAGCTGgtgtttttctttcttgttttttttttttggaaaatatacTTTTGTCCTTCGGGAAAGAAATTTTAACACAATAACAGAGTTTTGAATTCTGGCTTTTACTGCTAAAAcagtttattaattttattattattatttataattattgttAATCAACTGTTAAGAttcaaaaaaattagtttGAGTTGAAGGACATTTAAAAGGACACTTCACATCGTTTTTTTAAGT
This window contains:
- the LOC6505642 gene encoding cytoplasmic FMR1-interacting protein, coding for MTEKITLADALSNVEVLDELSLPDEQPCIEAQPCSIIYKANFDTNFEDRNGFVTGIAKYIEEATTHANLNVLLEEGQKHAVMLYTWRCCSRAIPQPKSNEQPNRVEIYEKTVEVLAPEVNKLLNFMYFQRKAIEAFSGEVKRLCHAEKRKDFVSEAYLLTLGKFINMFAVLDELKNMKSSVKNDYSTYRRAAQFLKVMSDSHTLQESQNLSMFLATQNKIRDTVKDTLEKIVGYEDLLSDVVNICVHMFETKMYLTPEEKHMLVKVMGFGLFLMDSDACNINKLDQKKKIRLERIDRIFKHLEVVPLFGDMQIAPFNYIKRSKHFDSSKWPLSSSTAISPQADLMVHLPKIREDHVMYISELARYTNEVTTTVKENPSDKENRNTSDLALRGLQLLSEWTSVVTELYSWKLLHPTDHHQNKECPVEAEEYERATRYNYSSEEKFALIEVIAMIKGLQVLMARIETVLCEAIRRNIYSELQDFVQLTLREPLRKAVKNKKDLIRSIIMSVRETSADWQKGYEPTDDPVSKGKKDPDGGFRIMVPRLNVGPSSTQLYMVRTMLESLTADKSGGKRTLRKDIDGNCLGQIDTFHKNSFYWSYLLNFSDTLQKCCDLSQLWYREFYLEMTMGRKVNKCMVRHQHNEECKDLITMEKRIQFPIEMSMPWILTDHILQTKEPSMMEFVLYPLDLYNDSAHYALTVFRKQFLYDEVEAEVNLCFDQFVYKLSEQIFAHYKQLAGSIFLDKRFRLECEVLGFNFQSYPRNNRYETLLKQRHVQLLGRSIDLNKLITQRINANMHKSIELAISRFEGNDITGIVELEGLLEANRICHKLLSKYLALDNFDGMVKEANHNVLAPYGRITLHVFVELNYDFLVNYCYNAATNRFIRTKVNLSSSQAIQREKPPQMSHYYLWGSKQLNAAYSTQYGQYTGFVGAPHFHAMCRLLGYQGIAVVMDIILKDIVKPLIQGSLLQFTKTLMIAMPKSCKLPRCEYGSPGVLSYYQAHLTDIVQYPDAKTELFQSFREFGNSIIFCLLIEQALSQEEVCDLLHAALFQNIFPRPFCKENEKPEAKQKRLEAQFANLQIVSNVEKIGTAKQAMIAREGDLLTRERLCCGLSIFEVILNRVKSYLDDPVWSGPPPANGIIHVDECSEFHRLWSALQFVYCIPVRGTEYTIEELFGEGLNWAGCVMIVLLGQQRRFEALDFCYHILRVQRVDGKDEDVKGIQLKRMVDRIRRFQVLNSQIFSILNKYLKGGDGEGSNVEHVRCFPPPQHPSVISSSSHYQDPQKLRQSMNN
- the LOC6505881 gene encoding N-acetyl-D-glucosamine kinase; amino-acid sequence: MKYFGGVEGGATHSRLVICDESGQSVGSTSGLGTNHWGIGIPECARRIADMVERAKEEAGISKTTPLTSLGLSLSGCEQEATNLELEQELRTTFPELALSYAVSSDTMGSMFTASAIGGMVLISGTGSNCLLRNPDGTTANCGGWGNFLGDEGSAWFISYRAVKVVFDDMDNFEKSPAPVDKTWALIKDHFNIETRYDMLPHCYAKFDKPFFANLCKKLAQNADSGDELARGLFREAGVHLARMIVALLPQVSKELVKSGSLSVVCVGSVWSSWNLLQDAFTAELAKTHIKYNLKLVRITKSSAYGACYLGADSAKFDLPRNYADNITVLHTYTGPEKATKATNGVQPLGCCKCNK
- the LOC6505644 gene encoding serine--tRNA ligase, chloroplastic/mitochondrial, whose amino-acid sequence is MKLLTNAVRLRPLLLLRRQRSHDTKTARALDPPRQPVPTSAQLDELERNVKLRHHKNNIPLIRSLANEAANGSPDILKRLQLELEQLPNETHPRVLDYGEEPRELAQYKHRELPADTTIKEFSEIARALNLYRMDHLGNYTGHKSYYLMGQLATLEQAIIQYALQAVTSHGFKLISVPDILPREVIESCGMRTEGERTQVYKLDTGECLSGTSEMALAGFFANKLLTEEQLPLKVTAVSRCYRAETSGLQEEKGIYRVHQFNKVEMFAICTAEQSEAELEEFKDTEVDLFRRLGLNFRLLDMPPCELGAPAYQKYDIEAWMPGRKMWGEISSCSNCTDYQAKRLGIRYRRSSDGQVVDAHTINGTATAIPRLLIALLESYQRGDAVEIPTVLRPFMDGQELITRNKRIPETKLVKFIKA